In Mycolicibacterium alvei, a single window of DNA contains:
- a CDS encoding amino acid ABC transporter permease, with protein sequence MSAESSPAAIDAVPLRHPWRWVAAIVIVVLIGLFVWGAATNEAYGWQTYGKYLFDQRISQAAWNTLQLTIYSMILALVLGVLLAVMRLSPNPVLKAVSWTYLWVFRGTPIYVQLVLWGLVPVIYKNIQIGVPFGPKLFEFTLSDPNVFWLAVLGLGLNEAAYMAEIIRAGINSVPEGQTEASVALGMSWTMTMRRIVLPQAMRVIIPPTGNEFISMLKTTSLVTAIPYSFELYGRSKDIGVDLFQPVPLLLVASTWYLAITSILMVGQYYLERHYARGASRKLTSKQLEALAKAQMGEPHP encoded by the coding sequence ATGAGTGCTGAATCGTCGCCGGCCGCTATCGATGCCGTCCCACTGAGACATCCGTGGCGTTGGGTGGCGGCGATCGTCATCGTCGTCCTGATCGGACTGTTCGTGTGGGGCGCGGCGACCAACGAGGCGTACGGGTGGCAGACGTACGGCAAGTACCTCTTCGATCAGCGCATCTCGCAAGCCGCCTGGAACACCTTGCAACTGACCATCTATTCGATGATCCTGGCGCTCGTCCTGGGTGTGCTCCTCGCGGTGATGCGGTTGTCACCGAACCCGGTGCTCAAAGCCGTGTCCTGGACGTACCTGTGGGTCTTCCGTGGAACGCCGATCTATGTCCAGTTGGTGCTGTGGGGCCTGGTCCCGGTGATCTACAAGAACATTCAGATCGGCGTACCTTTCGGACCGAAGCTTTTCGAGTTCACCCTGTCCGATCCGAATGTGTTCTGGCTTGCGGTACTCGGCCTGGGCCTCAACGAGGCCGCCTATATGGCGGAGATCATCCGAGCAGGCATCAACTCGGTGCCCGAAGGGCAGACGGAAGCCTCGGTCGCACTGGGCATGTCATGGACCATGACCATGCGACGGATTGTGCTTCCTCAGGCCATGCGGGTCATCATCCCGCCGACCGGCAACGAGTTCATCAGCATGCTGAAGACGACGTCGCTGGTCACGGCCATTCCCTACAGCTTCGAGTTGTATGGCCGCTCAAAGGATATCGGTGTAGATCTGTTTCAACCGGTCCCGCTGCTACTGGTGGCGTCCACCTGGTACCTGGCGATCACCAGCATCCTGATGGTCGGCCAGTACTACCTCGAGCGGCATTACGCGCGCGGTGCATCGCGCAAGCTGACGTCCAAACAACTCGAGGCCCTCGCCAAAGCGCAGATGGGAGAGCCACATCCATGA
- a CDS encoding ABC transporter substrate-binding protein — MWRIAVVIAASGALAMSGCANNTESGGSETKTTAAKVDKVDAIANSVPEPIKSSGKLIIGTDPSYPPNEFKDPGGQIIGFDVDLMNAIAATLGLTPEYRASLFDKIIPSVQGGNYNVGMSSFTDSKKREEQVDFVNYFSAGSAWAQKVGAGINPDDACGKKVAVQTATVQDTEEMPARNQKCAETGKPAINVIKFDDQTAATSAVMLGQADAMSADSPVTAYAIKQSNGKLEAAGEIFDSAPYGWAVQKGSALAASLQQALQHLMDNGVYRQVAANWGAQNGMIDKPVINGATS, encoded by the coding sequence ATGTGGCGTATCGCGGTCGTGATTGCCGCCAGCGGCGCACTGGCAATGTCGGGCTGCGCGAACAACACCGAATCGGGTGGATCAGAAACCAAGACGACCGCGGCAAAGGTGGACAAGGTCGACGCGATCGCCAATTCGGTGCCGGAGCCGATCAAGTCGAGTGGCAAGCTGATCATCGGGACCGACCCGTCCTATCCGCCCAACGAATTCAAGGATCCCGGCGGCCAGATCATCGGCTTCGACGTCGATCTGATGAACGCGATCGCCGCCACGCTGGGTCTCACCCCGGAGTACCGGGCGTCGTTGTTCGACAAGATCATCCCGTCGGTCCAGGGCGGGAACTACAACGTCGGCATGTCGTCGTTCACCGACTCGAAGAAGCGCGAAGAGCAGGTTGACTTCGTGAACTACTTCAGTGCCGGTTCGGCGTGGGCGCAGAAGGTCGGTGCGGGAATCAACCCGGACGACGCATGCGGCAAGAAGGTTGCGGTGCAGACGGCAACGGTGCAGGACACCGAGGAAATGCCCGCGCGCAACCAGAAGTGCGCCGAAACGGGTAAGCCCGCCATCAACGTCATCAAGTTCGACGACCAGACCGCCGCCACCAGTGCGGTGATGCTGGGGCAGGCCGACGCCATGTCGGCCGATTCACCGGTGACGGCATACGCAATCAAACAGAGCAACGGAAAGCTCGAAGCGGCTGGGGAGATCTTCGACTCCGCTCCCTACGGCTGGGCAGTTCAGAAGGGATCGGCACTGGCCGCGTCGCTGCAGCAGGCGCTTCAGCACCTGATGGACAACGGTGTGTACCGGCAGGTGGCTGCGAACTGGGGTGCACAGAACGGGATGATCGACAAGCCGGTCATCAACGGTGCGACCAGCTGA
- a CDS encoding sulfurtransferase gives MGRTRQNVFVTAGELRRLIDSGNPVTVLDVRWSLAEPDGEQAYLNGHLSGAVYVSLDADLTDHRVDGRGRHPLPSGSDLQAAARRWGVRTGVPTVVYDDWNRAGSARAWWVLTAAGIDDVRILDGGLAAWSAAGEVLDTGPVTPPSGDVEVRHDDLYRGALRTLTAEQATTEVEVLLDARAPERFRGDVEPVDPVAGHIPGAVNLPSTQLLAADGTLLPDTRLHALLSDRGVADSADIGAYCGSGVTAALAVAGLAAAGVDAALYPGSWSEWASDPGRPVARGES, from the coding sequence GTGGGTCGCACACGGCAGAACGTCTTTGTCACGGCCGGCGAACTCCGCCGACTCATCGATTCCGGGAACCCGGTCACGGTGCTGGACGTGCGGTGGTCGTTGGCCGAACCCGACGGTGAACAGGCCTATCTGAACGGTCATCTATCCGGCGCGGTCTATGTCTCGCTGGACGCGGATCTGACCGACCATCGCGTCGACGGCCGGGGGCGTCATCCGCTGCCGTCGGGATCTGATCTGCAGGCGGCGGCGCGCCGTTGGGGCGTCCGCACCGGTGTGCCCACCGTGGTCTACGACGATTGGAACCGTGCCGGTTCGGCCCGGGCCTGGTGGGTTTTGACCGCGGCCGGGATCGACGACGTCCGCATTCTCGACGGGGGTCTGGCGGCGTGGTCGGCGGCGGGGGAGGTTCTGGACACCGGGCCGGTCACACCCCCGAGTGGTGATGTCGAGGTGCGCCATGACGACCTGTACCGCGGGGCCCTGCGCACCCTGACCGCCGAACAGGCGACGACCGAGGTTGAGGTGTTGCTGGACGCCAGGGCGCCGGAACGGTTCCGCGGCGACGTCGAACCCGTGGACCCGGTGGCCGGCCACATCCCCGGGGCCGTCAATCTGCCCAGCACGCAGTTGCTTGCCGCGGACGGCACGCTGCTCCCGGACACCCGGTTACACGCGCTGCTCTCCGATCGGGGCGTGGCCGACAGCGCCGATATCGGCGCCTACTGCGGGTCGGGGGTCACCGCGGCGCTCGCGGTGGCCGGCCTGGCTGCCGCCGGGGTGGATGCCGCGCTCTATCCCGGGTCATGGTCGGAGTGGGCGTCAGATCCGGGGCGGCCGGTGGCGCGAGGGGAGTCGTAG
- a CDS encoding amino acid ABC transporter ATP-binding protein: MVRAESVCKNFGALHVLKGVTLDVGRGEVLCMVGPSGSGKSTFLRCINHLEQVNAGRLYVDGELIGYRERNGKLHEMAPRDAARQRRDIGMVFQHFNLFPHRTALENIVEAPMRVKRVKKDAALARAKDLLAQVGLAAKADAYPAQLSGGQQQRVAIARALAMNPKLMLFDEPTSALDPELVGEVLAVIKKLAGEGMTMVVVTHEMGFAREVADKLVFMDGGVIVESGNPREVMANPKHARTKEFLSKVM, encoded by the coding sequence ATGGTGCGGGCCGAGAGTGTCTGTAAGAACTTCGGCGCCCTGCACGTCCTGAAAGGCGTCACGTTGGACGTCGGCAGGGGTGAGGTGCTGTGCATGGTCGGTCCGTCGGGGTCGGGCAAGTCGACGTTCCTGCGGTGTATCAATCATCTCGAGCAGGTCAACGCCGGTCGTCTCTACGTCGACGGCGAGCTGATCGGTTATCGCGAACGTAACGGCAAGTTGCACGAGATGGCTCCGCGGGATGCCGCTCGGCAGCGTCGCGACATCGGCATGGTGTTCCAGCATTTCAACCTGTTCCCGCACCGCACCGCGTTGGAGAACATCGTCGAGGCGCCCATGCGCGTCAAACGGGTGAAGAAGGATGCCGCGTTGGCCCGAGCCAAGGATCTGCTCGCGCAGGTGGGTTTGGCCGCCAAGGCCGACGCGTACCCCGCACAGCTGTCGGGCGGTCAGCAGCAGCGGGTCGCCATCGCCCGCGCGCTGGCGATGAATCCGAAGTTGATGCTGTTCGACGAACCGACGTCGGCGCTCGATCCCGAGCTGGTCGGTGAGGTGCTGGCGGTCATCAAGAAACTCGCGGGCGAGGGTATGACAATGGTCGTCGTGACCCACGAGATGGGTTTCGCCCGTGAGGTCGCCGACAAGTTGGTGTTCATGGATGGTGGCGTCATCGTGGAGAGCGGGAATCCCCGTGAAGTGATGGCCAACCCCAAACATGCACGCACAAAGGAGTTTCTGTCGAAAGTGATGTAG